One genomic segment of Candidatus Methylacidiphilales bacterium includes these proteins:
- a CDS encoding cytochrome c: MRYYLLGLLLTILLVIFIAGRQGDFTQRTPIEIFDDMDRQQKIKPQKPSDFFPDGRAARMPIPGTIPTHIPVENEYLYTGRIGNRWGNGIPIPVTESLLLRGQERYSIHCAICHGATGAGNGITSQYGLVGIANLHQERLLKMDDGEIYNTITHGKGTMYGYGSNIQLEDRWAIVAYIRALQRSQNASLDDLPPEQRTRLTASQKPPTP; this comes from the coding sequence ATGCGCTACTACCTCCTCGGCCTCCTCCTCACAATCCTCCTCGTCATCTTCATCGCAGGCCGCCAAGGCGACTTCACCCAACGCACCCCCATCGAAATCTTCGACGACATGGATCGCCAACAAAAAATCAAACCCCAAAAACCCAGCGACTTTTTCCCCGACGGCCGAGCCGCACGCATGCCCATCCCCGGCACCATCCCCACTCACATCCCAGTCGAAAACGAATACCTCTACACCGGCCGAATCGGCAACCGCTGGGGCAACGGCATCCCCATCCCCGTCACCGAATCCCTCCTCCTCCGCGGCCAAGAACGCTACTCCATCCACTGCGCCATCTGCCACGGCGCAACAGGCGCCGGCAACGGCATCACCAGCCAATACGGCCTCGTCGGCATAGCCAACCTCCACCAAGAACGCCTCCTCAAAATGGATGACGGCGAAATCTACAACACCATCACCCACGGCAAAGGCACCATGTATGGCTACGGCTCCAACATCCAACTCGAAGACCGCTGGGCCATCGTCGCCTACATCCGCGCCCTCCAACGTTCCCAAAACGCCTCCCTCGACGACCTCCCCCCCGAGCAGCGCACACGCCTCACCGCCTCACAAAAACCACCCACCCCATGA
- a CDS encoding DUF3341 domain-containing protein, with product MSTQLASPQQTTTPQPTLTWGIGAEFDSPASLLHAAKAIHNAGYKWWDVYTPFPIHGMDKAMGLNWSKVSVFAFIGGATGLTTGLLLTILTSIPRPQWLAHIPSGWLLDLFYPLVVQGKPYLALPAFFPVLFELTILLTAFGTIAGVLITNRLPRLYNPVFNWDYFAKATDDGFFLIIEAADPRYDRQKTAELLASLGGKNITLIPR from the coding sequence ATGAGCACCCAACTTGCCTCCCCCCAACAAACTACCACCCCCCAACCCACCCTCACCTGGGGAATCGGCGCCGAATTTGATAGCCCCGCCTCCCTCCTCCACGCCGCCAAAGCCATCCACAACGCCGGCTACAAATGGTGGGACGTCTACACCCCATTCCCCATCCACGGCATGGACAAAGCCATGGGCCTCAACTGGTCCAAAGTCTCCGTCTTCGCCTTCATCGGTGGAGCCACAGGCCTCACCACAGGCCTCCTACTCACCATCCTCACCTCCATCCCACGCCCACAATGGCTCGCACACATCCCCTCAGGCTGGCTCCTCGACCTCTTTTATCCCCTCGTCGTTCAAGGCAAACCCTACCTCGCCCTCCCCGCCTTCTTCCCCGTCCTCTTCGAATTAACCATCCTCCTCACCGCCTTCGGCACCATCGCCGGCGTCCTCATCACCAACCGCCTACCGCGCCTCTACAACCCAGTCTTCAACTGGGACTACTTCGCCAAAGCCACAGACGACGGATTCTTCCTCATCATCGAAGCCGCCGACCCCCGCTACGACCGCCAAAAAACCGCCGAACTCCTTGCCTCCCTAGGCGGCAAAAACATCACCCTGATCCCAAGATAA
- the nrfD gene encoding polysulfide reductase NrfD — protein MNSTTSLSAPTPQELQAAQAEIARPHLVLNNRPFSWVTQKICSIVEGPTPLWWWIALTICAILTAISIFCFGYLISTGVGVWGNNAPVAWAWDITNFVFWIGIGHAGTLISAILFLTRQKWRTAVNRASEAMTLFAVICAALFPALHVGRVWMAWFLAPVPQANAIWPNFRSPLLWDVFAVSTYFTVSVLFWYLGLIPDLATLRDRATGIKKKIYAILSFGWTGANRQWRNYEKAYLILAGISTPLVLSVHSIVSFDFATSVIPGWHTTIFPPYFVAGAVFGGFAMVLTILLPARILYGLHDLITMKHIDNMCKILLLTGSIVGYAYLMELFIAWYSGNPYEWWVFLRNRIADPFIFGPLLGIPPAPYWWAYWAMMICNVVAPQLFWSKKMRNNLWIVFIVANFVNVGMWFERFVIIATSLHRDFLPGSWGHFSPTWVDIWTFIGTLGLFLGLFLLFIRFLPMIAIAEVKAVMPQADPHPHPHPSPHTTNH, from the coding sequence ATGAACAGCACAACGTCTCTATCCGCCCCCACCCCACAAGAACTCCAAGCCGCCCAAGCCGAAATCGCCCGCCCCCACCTCGTCCTCAACAACCGCCCCTTCTCCTGGGTCACCCAAAAAATCTGCTCCATCGTCGAAGGCCCCACCCCCCTCTGGTGGTGGATCGCACTCACCATCTGCGCCATCCTCACCGCCATCTCCATCTTCTGCTTCGGCTACCTCATCTCCACAGGCGTCGGCGTCTGGGGCAACAACGCCCCCGTCGCCTGGGCCTGGGACATCACCAACTTCGTCTTCTGGATCGGCATCGGCCACGCCGGCACCCTCATCTCCGCCATCCTCTTCCTCACCCGCCAAAAATGGCGCACCGCCGTCAACCGCGCCTCCGAAGCCATGACCCTCTTCGCCGTCATCTGCGCCGCCCTCTTCCCCGCACTCCACGTCGGCCGCGTCTGGATGGCCTGGTTCCTCGCCCCCGTCCCCCAAGCCAACGCCATCTGGCCCAACTTCCGCTCCCCCCTCCTCTGGGACGTCTTCGCCGTCTCCACCTACTTCACCGTATCCGTCCTCTTCTGGTATCTCGGCCTCATCCCCGACCTCGCCACCCTCCGCGACCGCGCCACCGGCATCAAAAAGAAAATCTACGCCATCCTCTCCTTCGGCTGGACAGGCGCCAACCGCCAATGGCGCAACTACGAAAAAGCCTACCTCATCCTCGCCGGCATCTCCACACCCCTCGTCCTCTCCGTCCACTCCATCGTCTCCTTCGACTTCGCCACCTCCGTCATACCCGGCTGGCACACCACCATCTTCCCCCCCTACTTCGTCGCAGGCGCCGTCTTCGGTGGATTCGCCATGGTCCTCACCATCCTCCTCCCCGCCCGCATCCTCTACGGCCTCCACGACCTCATCACCATGAAGCACATCGACAACATGTGCAAAATCCTCCTCCTCACAGGATCCATCGTCGGCTACGCCTACCTCATGGAACTCTTCATCGCCTGGTATAGCGGCAACCCCTACGAATGGTGGGTCTTCCTCCGCAACCGCATCGCCGACCCCTTCATCTTCGGCCCCCTCCTAGGCATCCCCCCAGCCCCCTACTGGTGGGCCTACTGGGCCATGATGATCTGCAACGTCGTCGCCCCACAACTCTTCTGGTCAAAAAAAATGCGCAACAACCTCTGGATCGTCTTCATCGTCGCCAACTTCGTCAACGTCGGCATGTGGTTCGAGCGCTTCGTCATCATTGCCACTTCCCTCCATCGCGACTTCCTCCCCGGCTCCTGGGGACACTTCTCACCCACCTGGGTTGACATCTGGACCTTCATCGGCACCCTAGGCCTCTTCCTTGGCCTCTTTCTCCTCTTCATCCGTTTCCTCCCCATGATAGCCATCGCAGAAGTCAAAGCTGTCATGCCCCAAGCCGACCCCCACCCACATCCCCACCCCTCCCCCCACACCACCAACCACTAA